DNA sequence from the Plodia interpunctella isolate USDA-ARS_2022_Savannah chromosome 19, ilPloInte3.2, whole genome shotgun sequence genome:
GTGTTAAAACATTCCCATACATAATGTTgctttatgtatattatgtaatcaAAGACATAAATATACTGCACTACAAACAGACAaagcaataaacaaaaaaaaatgtcaaaaaatatttgaaaagtaaacgtaaaaattggaaattaaaatattgaaattttactttaatttgtgGAGGTTCTCAATGTCGTCAcaatcaatgttttttttttatgttttaaatatttctgctCCAAGCTTTTGGCTTTAAAgtgattaaatttagaataaaatgtcatttaatgaatttttttgaaatgtccgaatatttcaaaataattttaagctATGATGTCCTCAATATTATGACTGCTTACAGCAGAATTCCAAatagtgatataaaaaaaatcactacttttttttaccaaagGTAAAAAAGAAGTGATTTTTTAActcttccttttttttaactcCTCCCTCCTCCaccgttttaaaaaatcttattggtGTGTActaacaagatttttttacaaaaaggtcatttttgtcacaagctTTAGTACAagcgaaatttattttagaatataatgttacttgagaatttaattatttatttaaaatttaataattaatattttatttatagatccTTTATATAGTAGGagttatttaattcaaattggCAATGGCATGGCTTTGTTTTTCTGCTATCACTATCTAGCTATACCCCATTGGTCCGTTGCGCTCCGTTGTCCTCCGTCACGTTGgcggatcaacgcagaacaatgtagaaattgtatggattGTCAACGTCCAtcaacgcacgtcaatgtcacAAGTTATAGAAAACGGAGCAGACGGTGCTGCGTCGGCGCGACGCATCAATGAGGCTTTAGTGTCTTtagatcaaaatcaaaatcaaaatcaaatcatttattcagaaattaggccttcacaggcactttttcacgtcatattctaaattaaatgatgtttaccaaagctacaaactactagctacTAGACAAACATGAGAATGACagtcaaaaagtattatttgattataattttaattaattataattccgcttaaaattacttttagatATTCAGGCATCGTATGTTTAACATTGAGGGTGTCCAGTTCTCTGTAAAAACCTCTACTAATTGATTTTACCTGCTTagatattgtaaaatgtatagATTTAAGATTAGTAGGAACTCGCCTTCGTGCTGGTTTCATATGTGCaattgataaaatagatattttatgtaaaataaataaatatacatagacaaatcacactaaaaagcctcaaagtaagttcgagactagTGCTATtggataccaactcaacgatactatattttatattattatatacgaatagataaacatccaagactcattttccatcttgatctgaccggggatcgaacctggaacTTCCAGTGTAGCTGTCCGACATGATAACCGAGGCTACAGAGGTCGTAAAATACAATAGTAAGATAATctataattaacattaaattaaaataatcaatgATAGCAATTATGTATCTAATGACAGAGTATTCTACTTTTAAACATGTAATTACTGAAAATTCGGCTTTGGTTTCGGCATAGAAATTTCGTTTCGTTTATAATTTCGATTTCAGTCAATAATTCAGTCGAAACTTTAACCTAGATAGACACAACTTTTAACTAGAAAGAAactagtttcttttttacattcttaaatagaaaatgaagTGGTGTTTCCATTGttacaattacatattattaatactagATTTGTGAAAGATTGTGGTAATCGAAGAAGGTTTGATTTCGGATAAATATCATCTGATGATATCTCCTTACCAGTAAATCAGATTGGTGATTTGGtgatatagaaatatttaaaaacggTTTTAATTGGAATTGATCAGAGATATCGTAAAGTACAtcttataagtacttacttttatattatcagagttttttttccttttcataTTATCCGAGTCTATATCTTATCCTTTCACTAGCGGCctgtcctggcttcgctcgggttatATCATAATCAATTATACACTTTAACCTTCCACaccatcaaaatcggttatgTAGGGAGAGTCAgcgagaagcgactttgttttatatactaatagccgaccgtcccgacttcgctcgggaaaaacgtaataaattatacaattaaacctcaggaatcacactagtttttgagtttatcgcaacaaaccgacagacgcggtaggggactttgtttataatatgtaagtaataacTACAATCACTTACCTAAAACCAGTTAGGTATAGTCACTTAATATGTggtaaaaaatctattttatcgATTGCACAAGTCAGCTTTATCTTGTGTGCAAATCCTTgctaaaaagcaaaaaaaaaatgtttaataatcattaaaaaaatatatgcgttttcattaattttaaactgttGCCTTATGAccgttttatacatatacgttatgtacataaagaaataaataaaaaagtttgtagGAAATAAAGTACACTTATTGGCTTCAACGcgctgttttatttattcagtgtCTAGTTTGACCTTTCGTGTTGGATGGTTAAGCACCAACCGCATTCATgaccaagaaaaaaataataaaattgtaataaaaatgtgaatacAACTAGGGCATCCCAATAATGttaaatacttttacttttaatcaaaataaaattatttattcagaaattaggccttcacaggcactttttcacgtcatattctagattaaatgatatttataaagaacCATATGTTATTTCCATAAGAAACATCGTaagtaaaatatctaaattttgttaagtttGCTCGGCTCACTCAACATCGATGTGTCAGATAAAACCTTAGGGCGCTCCACAAATGTaagatattttacttataatgtATCTCATGTTATTAACATAAGATACTTTTCTtaggaatttttatttattctatatttacatGCCTTACTGAACATCGGTGTGTCAGACGCCTTACTATATCAAACCttagttaaattttgtatgagtTGATCGATTGAAGTCCAGTAGTAggatacttacttatttagaTCATTTCTTCTTGGattaatcaattattaaactaaattactGGTTAAAACCGTGAGTTGTTCAAATTTTGATGGGAGTCGATTGATCACTTAAACTGAAGggtatattaagtaaatatcttccaaatgatttttataaagattCTACACTTGTCGAACTCgagacagatgccgacgcaaATGCACGAACATTGTGTAACTTGTATGAGTATTTTGAAcgcaattaaaaatcaaattttaagttcGTTTTTCTTAAACGTGGACTTCATGCTAGACGCGCGCATTATCTAACAGACAACCATTGAAAATGGTATGCTAATAATAAAGTACGTTTTTAAACCGAtttgcgaaagtctgtctgtctgtctgttccgctttcaaggctaaaccgctggactgattttgatgaaattcggtaTGCATCCCGTTTAAATATGgggtagatttttttcaaaaaatcaacccccaattgAGTATTATGGGAGGTGAAAGTTTGCGTTCCGCTTTCGCGGAATAACacatgcgggcgaagccgcgggcaaaagctagtagcatataattgctaaaaataataatgcaccacaaaatataatatatttctatgaaTAACAATATGTACATAGAAAAATGAACGGTGAAAATAGTTTATCACACCTGATCCTTAGTGATGAGTCCGGCCGGGCCTAGGCCAATTATTGGCGATAGGCCGGCCACGGCGACCGCTCGCAGAGGCCTGGAAGTtgatacaattatataaagataatCTAGAATATTATAGTAATCAAATTGTTTCTTGCTAAAGACTAATAATAATCCAGccaattatgaaaataaaatatttatgagtttttacctcaattttgaatttgtaggCATTTGCAATTGATATTGTACTTAATATAGACTGgatttaaactttttgtgGTGTGATAAAGTGCTTATATTGTGACATAATTATGTGCCTATATTGTGCCATTGACAAGACCTAAGCCAAAAaactgtataattaaataaaaaattgctatAAGTATCGAAActtttgttatgggatactaactcaacgatactatacaaataaacatccaagccCCGAGCCAGAAAAAGTTCAttatccatcatgacccgaacggggatcgaacccgggacctctcggttcagatgTAAATACTTTACCAgtgcaccaccgaggtcgtcaaatggtACCCCAGAGGAGAAAGAAGTCGGACCTCTTGAAATGTGATGAGTGAACGTCTAATTAAAGTACGTACCGGAAGATAGTGTATGAAAAGAGATGCTTACGCTCAGCTCTGGAAGGTGGAAGGAAGCTGAAATGATGTTGATGAGGAACACAAAAAGAGATCTGATTTAAAACcttacttaaaaatacaaactttattttgataaaatatttataattaacttatcTTACAATAGAAATCAGAAAatcaaattgttattaaaatattaacattgcaAATTACGtacaaaaatagataaatatatattatttttaaacttactaGCTGTTggaatattagtaaaataattattattaacgcTTAAGATTATTTCTACCGACCTCTATCACGTAAATATGAAAGCTACTTACTGAATTAATACAATAGATGGCAGGAATTTACTTACAGCAAAGTTTCCACAAAATCCGGCAGATGGCGTTAATATTCATACTACTTAGTTTCTAGATTATTTACTAGATGGCGCTTAATGAATTAGTATCGAAAAAATCTGCTAGATGGTGTGATATCAAATTTTGGCTTACTTGAAGCCCAGCTCTTCAGGTGGTACTCCAAGATTAGCAAGCTTGGCTTCGTAGGTTGCCAAGAGGTCATCATGAGCCTTCCGAAGCCTCGCCGCTTCGTATCTTAGGTCTTCAACTTGAGTGTCTTTAAGTTTCAATAGTTCCTGTAAGATAATTGGTAACTTCGCATTAGTTGTCTTCTTTGAGAGAGATTTTGGTGAATATAATATCTGTATTGTCCTATTCAAGGAAAGTAGGTAACAatgtgtaacaaaataaaaaaataattcttataataattatttctattttgtttcTACACATTCACGGCATTGAAGTCTGGTTCTTTGAGAGAATTgcgtattaatatatttctaacaCGCAGAGACCTCTTTTTTTGGAGTTTTGTTATTGGATATGTCCCCCGCTAAAACCGGATATACCAATATATGACCATGTGTCGCCGGGAATGCCAACTATTGCAGTAAAATGAAAGTAATCATAACACCGAACCATTCGTTTTATCGATGCTTTTCATTTCCATAATTTTCCCAAAAACTCTCTTTTTTAATTGTTCTTTCCCTGAATCCAATAAACTCACATTCATCTCAGTAGGGCCCAGGTCCCGGCCCTCCAGGTTCTTGAGCTTGGTCTCCAACAGGGCAGATTTTAGGGCCGCCCGCTCTTGCACCTCCAACACGGCCCGTGTGAACCGGCACTTCAGCTCGTCGCGTTCTACCAATATCCTGTAAAGAGAGATCACAGTTAGAGATGATGACGACATGACGAAATTAGTGACGCCCATGCCCATCACTGGTGATCTTGACTTCGATTCCTAGCGCGGGcaaatttatactattattataaagagcgtTTGTGACATTTTGAgcatgtttgaggcgggtaatctccgaaactccGGAACGGaatacaaaaattcttttaccattagaaaggtacattatccaagattaccTATAcgctattttatctcaaaattcccacgggagcgaagccccgggtaacATCACACAACAGtagtattatatagataagtacataaatCATTTACTTGGCCAAGAATTATACCAAAAcatgattgtgatcgagtgttcatgaaaaagaaaagtttaCCTGTCGAATCTAACTTGTAACACCTCATACTCCCACTTGAGGACCTCGAATTGTTTCTCTAATGACGTCAGTTGTTTCGATTTGGCCTGCAATTGGACATTCATATAAGGTAAGTTGGTCAATAATTAACAAGCATTGTAGGTATAGATAGATGGATAATATCAAATGCAAGATGCCTGGATTCAGGGAagacttttgcccagcagtggaacTAAATAGCTAGTTGAAAAAAGTAAGCAAATTTTTCGTAAATGCATGGGTCATCTAGCCTTTAGACACTTATGGCTGCTATGTTAAAGTTGCTAAGCACGGTCAAAGGTCGCGCATGAAACGCCACCGTTCGCTAACACTCTGGGgagtttcataaaaaatcgATCAGTTGATTTTTAGCAGTCCTCGATGGGCGTATAAGTGACCAACGGAGCATGGCGTGGGCATGGCTGTTACTTACCGCCAAAGCAGCCTTATCTCTGTCATAATTGGACATCTGCCGCTTCAGCTCCTTGTTGTCAATAATGGCCAACTCCAAGGGCTCCCTGAGGCTCTTTGTTTCGGCCACAGCGTCCCTGGCTATCTTCTCAGCTCTCTCCTTGACCTTCTGCATTTCTTCCATTTGTTGCTTTAGACTGCTGATGAGACCTAAacgaatttatttgaaatttagaCTAATTTAGCATAGGTGAAagttatgtacaaaaatacgCTATTGAGACAAAATTCCAATCCAGAGCCGTGAACATGCGTTATTGCTGTTGAGCCGCGTTGCGACGACACAGCACTTACTTccgtttttttagttttgacaCTGATGTGCGAtgacgtacgtcgaatctccatttataatttttgcgTAGTTCCGCGTTGTCAAAACGGCGGAGTGCGACTGTACAATTGGGCATAGCTCTTAAATGAAACTACGTAGGAATCTGTAGCGTGGagttataacaatttttcaatacattttaagaCTTTACCATGTAACTAGAACAGTTATCGGTAGTTGGTGCACACATACTTTgtttaatatgtacttaaagGTGCAGTAATTATGTAGGcttagatataaattattgatagaGTTGACAAGATTAAGCACATCCATTAATTTCTAATGAGTATCAACCACTCGATCTACATTATGCACAAGCAAACTTCAATCGACGCCGCTAAAATCAATAGATACCATACCTAGATTGTTCAAAGTGATGTCATTGTAATAATTCTTCAAATCAGAAAATGCTCTCTCATGGTGTGCTATCAACTCTGACAGTTGcttattctttctttcttcaacTTCAGCGATTTCTGTTCTATGTTTTACCGTCAATTCCACTTTAGTCTCGTGTAGTTTCCTCTCAGCCTTTTCCTCAATCTGCTTCGCCCTTTCTTGAAATTCATCTCTAGTTTTCGACAATTCTTCAGCGTGCATCAGTTTCGCTCGTCTTAATTCGTCCAAAGCCGCTGAGactttctctctcatttcAGCTCTAAGCGTACGTTTATCATTAAGCAATTCCAATTCTTGTTCAGCATGTTCTTCTTTAGCTGCTTTTAGTGCCACCAAATTCTCAGCTCGTAAGGCAGCTGCAGACGCTTGCTGTTCATACTTCAAATGCTTAATTTTCTGCTTTTCAGTTTCCAGAAGCGCTTCATTTTCTTCCTGCGCTTCTTCTGTTGCACGCTCGCGATTTCTCAGTTCAGCTTTAGCTTCCT
Encoded proteins:
- the Gas8 gene encoding dynein regulatory complex subunit 4, whose product is MPPKGGKAGGKKAPAIIIDGVDTSEMTREKLEQFALKVKEELDKEREERNYFQLERDKIRTFWEITRQQLEEAKAELRNRERATEEAQEENEALLETEKQKIKHLKYEQQASAAALRAENLVALKAAKEEHAEQELELLNDKRTLRAEMREKVSAALDELRRAKLMHAEELSKTRDEFQERAKQIEEKAERKLHETKVELTVKHRTEIAEVEERKNKQLSELIAHHERAFSDLKNYYNDITLNNLGLISSLKQQMEEMQKVKERAEKIARDAVAETKSLREPLELAIIDNKELKRQMSNYDRDKAALAAKSKQLTSLEKQFEVLKWEYEVLQVRFDRILVERDELKCRFTRAVLEVQERAALKSALLETKLKNLEGRDLGPTEMNELLKLKDTQVEDLRYEAARLRKAHDDLLATYEAKLANLGVPPEELGFKPLRAVAVAGLSPIIGLGPAGLITKDQV